From Candidatus Latescibacterota bacterium:
AGTAGTCGGTGGAGTAACACCGGCCTGTACCGAGCTTGCAGCGGCACTGTACACAGCAGCAGGAATGAATCCGGTACCGGTTAATTCTTCACGTGTCGCGGAGACTGTCAAACTCCTGGAAAATACATTTAGAAGTGTGAATATCGGCCTCGTAAACGAAATTGCTCTGATGTGCAACAGGATGGGGATCAATGTGTGGGAAGTCATAGATGCGGCAGCGACGAAACCTTTCGGTTTCATGCCGTTCTACCCGGGCCCAGGACTGGGTGGACACTGTATTCCAATCGACCCATTCTATCTTTCCTGGAAAGCAAAACAAAGTGGATTCGATGCGAGGTTCATCGAACTCGCAGGTATGATCAATGGGGATATGCCCGCGCAGGTAGTGGTCAGGGTCGCTGAAGCTCTGAACAACAAAAAGAAATGCATGAATGGATCCAGGATCCTCATCATGGGTATTTCATACAAGAGTGACATTGATGACACACGAGAGTCTCCCGCATTCGACATTATCCGCCTTCTTCTGAAGAGAGGTTCGGATGTCTGCTGGTACGACCCATTTGTCGAGGATATTGATATTGAGGGTGAGGCAGTAGAAAAGTTTGAATACAACGCGGAGGAATTGAAGTCAATCGATTGTGCGATCATAGTTACAGGTCATAGCAATGTGGACTACAATCCACTCGTTAATAATTGTGACCTTATCTTTGATTCGAGAAATGTGCTTAAAGAGCTGGAAAATGAAAATATTGTGAGGTTGTGACGGGGCTTCCTGATTGGAGGAAAAATGTCCAGATACCTGGTGACAGGAGGAGCCGGATTCATTGGTTCCAATATTGTCGAGGAGCTTGTAGCGCTCGAAGAGGATGTTATTGTTTATGACGATCTCTCTACGGGGCATGAGGGAAACCTTGAAAAATTCAGGTCCGGCCTGGATTTCATAAAGGGTGATATCAGGGATTCAGATACTCTCGGGAGAGCAATGTCAGGTGTTGATCATGTGCTTCACCAAGCCGCCCTGGCATCAGTTCCGAGAAGTATCGAAGATCCTGTCCTGGTCAATGATGTCAATGTAAGAGGAACTCTAAATGTGCTTGAGGAAGCTAGAAAAGCAGGTGTCAAGAGCGTCGTCTATGCAGCATCATCATCAGCTTATGGCGAGACGGAGAAGCTGCCGAAGACAGAGGATATTGTTCCGGAGCCCCTGTCGCCGTATGCTGTCAGTAAGCTTGTCGGTGAACATTATTGTTCCGTTTATTCAAAGGTATACGGGCTTCCAACCATCAGTATAAGATATTTCAACGTGTTTGGCCCGAGACAGGACCCCGCTTCTCAGTATGCTGCCGTCATACCGATTTTCATATCCAATCTCCTTCAGGGCAAGAGCTCCACGATATTCGGTGATGGGGAGCAGAGCAGGGATTTTACTTTTGTGAAGAATGTGGTCAAAGCAAATATTCTTGCCTCACGCTGCGATGTGGCTGCAGGTCAGATGGTGAACATCGCATGCGGAACGAAATATACATTGAACGAATTGTACACTGAACTCAGTAAGTTGACAGGTGCTGATGTTCAACCTGTTTACGCTGAAACAAGGGCTGGGGATGTTAAACATTCACATGCTGATATATCAAAAGCAGAAGAACTTTTTGGATATTCTGTCGATGTAGATTTTGCGACAGGCCTCGAGAGGACAGTCGAGTGGTACAGGCAGGATCTGGCAGGCAACGCGTAACCCTTTTTACTTTACAGCGTAAAGGAAAAGAAGATACTCTTAGAGCCAAGGTCGAGGGAGGTGATCGTTATTAACTGGATTAAAGAAAAAATAGCGATTCTGATTATTTTTCTAACAATGATCTGCATTGCGAATAGTGCGGCTGTTGCTCAGGATGTCCGTTTGCGGGCCGGTGACCGGATCGTTATGTCTGTTCCGGAGAGACAGGAACTCGAAAGAAGATTGACGATCAGCGAGGATGGCACTGTCCTCATACCTGTGCTTGGCGAGATCATGATCGAGGGACTGTTGATAAATGAAGCCAGCCAGATCATTCTACGACGTTTGCAGGAGATCTATCCAAGTGTACAGGGAATAGAGCTGAGTCTGGTCGGTGAAGAGGCCAGAAGGTTGATCTATGTCCATGGTGAGGTCCTCAATCCAGGAAAATATGATTTTGGGGAGAATCCTAATCTATGGGAAGCTGTCAGGGAAGCGGGAGGCGCGAATCCAGACGCTGCGCTGGAGACAGTCAGGATAATACGCGCGGAAGAAGAGGGTAGACGCACCTTCATTGTAAATCTTCAGCAGGTGATCGAAAACGGCAATATCGAATCGCTTCCTGAACTCAGGCCCGGTGATACAGTTATAGTTCCAATACGTATGCTTCAGTATCAGGGGACAGGCTCGGTACGTGTTATCGGTTCCGTTACGAATCCTGGCCCATACAAGCTTTCCGGAACAAAAAGTCTTACGGATGCAATACTCGCCGCAGGGGGGCCAACTGACCAGGCTGACCTAAGAAAGGTCAAAATCATCAGGTACCTCCCCGAAGGGACTGTGATGACGATTCAGGTCGATTTTGCCGACTATCTCAATACTGGGGACACAAGGCAGAATCCTACCATTCTACCGAACGATACCGTGAATATTCCCCGGGAAAGAAATATTTTCAGGGTCCTTTTCAGCGACCCCCGATATCTTCTGGGAACGTTGACGGCTTCTGCGGCTTTCATCGCCGTAATGAATAACTGAGAAGGGGGCAGGGGTGGAAAACGTTCGGAAGTATGTTCCTGATGAGGACGAGCATAAGATAGATCTGCAAATATACTGGAAAATATTCTGGAGAAAGAAGTTCTACATTCTAGTGCCAGTGATCCTTTCTTTTGTGATCGCTGCCATCGGCACTCGTTATCTCACACCTGTCTATGAATCCTCCACGCTTGTTTCCATCGAGGAACAGAATATTCTCGCGCAGACTATGGGCAGGTATATTACAAATGTGGAACAGCAGCAGCGCGTCAGAGAGCGTCAGTACAGAGCCATGATCGAGACCAGACTACGAAGCAGATCATTTCTCGAGACCGTAATATACGATCTTGGATTGAACAGGTCTTATAATGTAAGGCAGGATATAGAGAATTCGAAGAACAATCCTTCTGGACTACCCCTTGAGGAAAGAGTGATCAGAAGGCTTGTCGCTCTTCTGCGGGACAAGGTAAATGTCGAGAATACTCTCCCTGGTTTTTACAAGATCAGCATTCTGGATTCCGATCCAGGCACAGCGCATGTACTGGCGAGCAAGATGGCAGAGAAATATATAGAAGTCACACAGCAGTCGAAGCTCCAGGGGCTGAGGCAGGCGGGAGCATTCAGTGACGAACAGCTTGCAATTTACAAGGAAAAGCTGGAAACGGCCGAAAAAGAACTCTCCAGAGTGAAAAGACAGCTCGCGGCGACCGACATCGAGACTAATCCCGTGAATGCTTTGAACCTTCATATAGCTGATGCCAGAAAAACGACTTTTCAAGCTGAAGTCGAGAGGAACAGGATAGCTCTCAGGAGAATTAGAGAAAGACTCAATTCGATATTCGGGATGGTTCCTTCTACAGAACGCATAGGTTCCGATGAGACGATCGTAAATATCGAGAACCGATTGTTTGCAAGAAGCGACGAGTGGATCCTTTCGTTGATCGCTGGTGACAACGTTTCGGTGGAAGAACGGGATTTTTCCACTATCTGGGAGGAATTGCGAAGGAGGATCTCTGAGATCATCCTTGATGAGTACAGCGAGTTCTCGGCCGACCTGAGACCTCTTATAACGGAGTATTACTATCAAAGGTTCATGGTGGATTACTACTCGAGCAGGGAAAGGAAGATCAAGGGGTATATCGATCGACACAAAGAAAATATAGCCATACGGCCCCACCTTGAGAGAGAAGAAACGAGACTGAACCAGGAAGTCGAGACCAACAGGGCGATTTATCAGGCATTCATAGAGTCAAAGACTTCGGCGCAGATAACGGAAGCAGTGCAAAGTACGAATCTGGGTGTGCGTGTAAATATAATCGAACAGGCTGAAAGGTCTTTTATTCCTGTTAAACCGAACAAGCTGAAGATTATCTTGCTGGCTCTTGTCTTTGGAGGAGCTTGTGGGTTAAGCGCTATACTGATAACCGAATACGCTGACGATTCATTCAGGACGGTCGAAGAGGTTCAGAGAATAATGAAAGTGCCTGTCCTGGGGACCGTTCCCAAGACCGTCGCGCATTTTGCCTGGGAAAAGAAGAGGCGTGGGAGAATGCTGACCGCATGGATCATTGGGATATTCCTGTTTGTCTCAATAATGAGCGGAGTCCTGTACATGTACGCGAAGGCTCTGAAAAGCTCCGGAATAGGCGTCGAGCTGTCGGAGAAGAAAGACGAGGGTTAGGGGTGGAAGAGACCGAAAAACAGACAATTTATAACTTATTCGATCAGGAAAGCCCCATCGCTACCGAGATGAGAAGGCTCTATTCGAATATCAGACATATCGATGGGAAAAACCCAAAAAGAAGCTTTCTGGTGACCAGTGCGAACAGGGGTGAGGGAAAAAGCACGGTAGCATCACACCTTGCCCTTACAGTTGCACGTTTCCGGGGAAAAAAGTCGCTTATCGTCGATGCAGATCTGAGAAGGCCACGATTGCATCAGATATTCGATGTAGACAAGGAACCTGGATTGCTGGAATGCCTCGAAGGCTCGGCCGATCCTATGGATGTGATCAAAGATACTCCGATAGAGAATCTTAAAGTCATCCCGGCCGGAAAGAGAGTCAAGTCTCCTGCACATCTTTTTGAAGGAGATGTGATGAAGGATATCTTCGACAAGATCAAGTTTTACTACGATATTGTTATCGTTGACAGTGCTCCGATAATTCCGGTAAGCGATCCGATGCTTATCTCAAGCGTTGTTGATGGTGTTGTCATGGTCCTTCTTGCCGGAATGACGCCCCGAAATGTTGCATTGCGAGCTAAGAATATCCTGATGGATGCAGATGCCAGGTTGCTAGGTGTCGTTGTCAACAACCTTTCGGAAGTATTACCATATTACTATGATTACAGATATTACGGATATACGGAGGATGAAAAGGAGTAATTTAGTTGATGATCGAAGAAAGCACCTTTCCGTCAGTTCAGAGAAGACTGGAAAAGTGGATCGGGGGTTCACTGATGAGATCGATTTTAAGGCATATGCTTTGTTTGATCCTCGTGGCTGCCATATCTCCCTCGATGCTTTGTGGACAGGATTCGTTGTGTGTTCATTTCAACAGTCTTCGTAGCGGGGTTCATCTTGAACTCGCTGTTGATTATTCCATTAACGGTGTTCTTCCAATGACGGTCTGCGACTTGAGGCCAGGTGACTCCTGGAAATTACTTCTGGGAGGAAGGGGGCTTGAAAGCAGGACAGGTTATCTGGATGTTGATGATGCTGGCCATGTGTCGATCAGGGGGTCGAGGAGTTCCACTGCCTTCAGAAATCTGCTTGTGCCCGGGTGGGGAAATATAAGATCAGGTCGAAAATTGTCTGGATGGGCCGATATGGGCACATCTGTCTGCGCTGGATATTACTACCTTGTAGAAGAGCTGGAATACCAGGATATGAAAAGCAGGTTCGACGTGCTGAGCAGGGAGTTGGAAGAGGCGGGCACGTATGATGAAAGAGCCAGGATAACCGAAGCGCTCCATGCCTCTTCAAGAGCGGTCAACGTTCAAAACACACACAGGAAACGAGCATTGATCCTTGTTTCGGCCATCTACGGGGCACAGATGCTGTTGGATCCCATTCTAATGGGTAATACCCCTTCATGGAATCTTGATGCCGGAGGAACGATTCTGACGGCTGACACCTCTCCCAGAAGCCGGACCAAAGCATTCATATATTCTTCGATCTGGCCTGGAAGAGGACAGTTCTACCAGGGTAAGTCCACAAGGGGGATCACTTTTTCGGGATTATTCCTCGCTGCTGGACTTTACTCTATGGACCGGATCAACAGCTATGAAGAGTTTGCGAGTCTCTATGAGACTGAGGTCGACAGGTATAACAATGCCGTGTCACCTCTGGACAGGGATTACTTCAAAGATAGTGCCTCTAGACTCTGGGAAGACGTCGAAGAGGTGAAGAAGGAGAGGGATACCGCGCTGCTTCTCCTTGGCGGTATCTGGGGACTGAACCTGATAGACACTTTTTTCCCGCTGGACAAATATATTCCTTCCTCCACGGCATCGCTGGAAATAGATCCCGGGGGAATGGCTCTCGTAGTAAAATTCTGATCGCTGGAGGTAAAAGAGATGAAAAAGATTCTAGGTCCGGTTCTTATGATATTTATCGTGGGTTTTGTGATCTCTGGTTGTCTGGATGATATAGATGAGATCGATCTTGGTACTGGCGAACCGGCATTTCCTCAGCCCTCAGGGCTGTCATTGGATTCCGGAGACGGGTATGTCCATATCTCATGGACCGCAGTACCTGAGGCTGTGTCGTACCGTTTATACAAACAACCTGAATCGGAAGAGATGGTTCTTCTGGCCAGTGTTACAGAGACAGAATATCTCGATGAGGATATTGTGAACGGTGAGGAATACACGTATTCAGTTTCAGCAGTATCGTCAACAGGGATAGAAGGTTTTCGTTCTCGTGAGATGACTGTCATACCGTCGATCTATTCGATAATAATCGATAACGGTGCGGGAATCACAAATTCCAACGAAGTATTACTTACCCTTACAGCCCCGATTTCTACAGCCTTGATGAAGATCTCAAACCTGCCCGATCTTTCCGGTGCTTCCTGGGAGATCTACACTTCAGCAAGAATATGGAACCTGACAGACGGTGATGGCGACAAAACTGTATACGCGACATTTCAGGATGGGACTGGGACTGGATCGGGCATAGTTTCTGCGGATATGACCCTGGATTCATATGCTGCTATTTCTTCGGTAGCGTTTACTCCTGATCCGGAGCTGTTCGCGCTGGGATCTCAAGTCCATTTCTTCGTCGGAGTGGATGGGGATGAGACTGGCGGAGAAGCCTGGATAGAGCTTGAAGGATTTCCCGAGCCGATAGTTCTAAGGGATGATGGATTAGGTGGAGATGGTACAGCTGGTGATGGTTCTTATGAAAGGGTGTTCAACTTTCCCGTCAGTTTCCGTGGGACAGGACTTGGGGTAGCGGGTCAGTTTGTAGATCGCGCAGGAAACCAGTCTCTGGCTGTAGAATCAGGACAGACGGTGAGTTTTACTGATCCGCCTGAGGATGTTACTCTTCTCGATCCTATGGAAATAACAAACACTCGAATAACGCTTAATTGGAGCGAATCGACTGAAGATGATTTTAAAGCATACAGGATATACCGGAGTACGAGCCAGGGAGTAGCGGAACTGCCTGAATTCTTCATCAGAGGGCTTGATAATAGATCTCAGACAAGTTATCCAGACAGTGATCTCGATGAAAATATAACATATTATTACATAATAGTCGTAGTCAACGATCTCGACGAGGGATCAGAAAGTAACGAAATCGAAGTAACTACTCTGGACATGTTTCCGACACCTGCAATCCTCGACGAACCTTCCGCTGTTGGAAATGACAGGCTCACACTCACCTGGAGTATAAATGTAGATACAGATTTTTCTTCGTATGATATCAGGAGAGGTACTTCTCCAGGCGTAACGGAATTTTCTGAACTGGTGGTTTCAATATCAAATGTCGAAAAGACATGGCACGATGACACATCTCTCGACCTGATCGGCAATACGTATTATTACAGGATCTTTGTAGTTGATTCCGGTGGCCTGATGTCCAGGAGTAACGAGGTTTCGACTGAGTGAGGCCGGGTCCCGGGCTCTCATATTCTGCGTAATAATACCCAGCCGTACAAAATATATGGGGTAATTACCCCAGAATATCAGGGGATATACAAGCAAACATTACCGACAAAACAACTCACAGGCCTTGCAAGTCATGCATTACTTCTGCTATAATAAGCACATAGGGGTATTTGTTAAAAGCATAGTGTTGTAATAATTATTACTTAATAACAAAGGTACACTTCTTGCGATGGTAAGAGACAAATCCTCGTGGGGGATTGTATCTTTTTTGGAGGTATGGAGGAGATTTTGGTAGTCTTTCACCGATCGATAGCTGGGTCATCAAACGCAAGAGAGGGGTTCTATACCAGGAAACTCGATCCTATGCACAGTGAGATCGAGATCCTCGGTGATCTTGTCTCAGATCCTGACATCCAGACTCCAAATAAAGTAAATTCGATCAAAAGGGGCTTTGATCTTATATTCTCTGTCTTGGCGATGATCCTTGTGTCTCCGCTTCTTATGATTGCAGCAATAATTATAAAGCTGGAATCGCCGGGGCCCGTTTTCTTCGCTCAGGAAAGAATCGGTTTGAACCGGCGAAGAAGGGATCGAAGATCCAGGGCAGGTGAATGCGGGCTGAATCGCAGAGCCGACTCTGACAGACGCAAAAGCCTTCATGCTGGCAGACCGTTCAGGATTTACAAACTCCGCACTATGCGTACTGATGCTGAAGAATCGGGACCTAAGCTGGCGCAAAAGAACGATCCCAGGATCACCAGAGTGGGTAGTTTTCTCAGAAAGACGCGTATAGACGAGATCCCTCAGTTCCTCAACGTGATCAAGGGAGAGATGAGTATTGTCGGACCCAGGCCTGAAAGATCGTTCTTTATAAACCAGATCAGGCAAGAGGTCCCCGAATTTCCCTTGAGACTGCGTGTAAAGCCCGGGATTACCGGCTTGGCTCAGGTTGAAGATGGATATACACAGACCCTTGATATGATGAAGAGAAAACTGATGTTCGACCTCAAGTATATCTCTCAGTTCTCTCTTTTTCATGAGATCAGGATCCTCTTTAAAACTGTTTTTGTAGTATTTACGGGTAAAGGTGCCTGTTAAAGCCTGCTGGAACTCTCCTGAAATACATATTTTCATATCATTAGACACGTATAATCTTGACCTTGGGGGAACTGCGCATTACACTGTGCCTACGGTGATTATATGCTGAGAATACAAGGTCTTATACTGATATCGCTCCTTTACACGGCACTCATCTCGTTTGCCTGTATTTTGCCTGCATACAGGTGGGTAACGATACCTGTCGGGCTTATCATGACTGCAGTGCTTGCCTATCGGGACAGGGTCAATCACAGAGAGAAGATCGAAGTCATTCATAAACGCTTGAGCAATCTCAGGAGCGAAGGCCTGATTATCGAGGAAAGGATAAAGGAAGTAGATGATGATGTATTCTATCGAATGATACTTACTTTGCTGACCGATCTCGAAAGATCTCTTTTTAAACTTGTAGAGAAGAATATCCAGTTGCTGAGTATCAAGGAGATCGGTAGAAGCATAATCAGTTCTGTTGATGAATCCAATTTAATTGATTCTGTATTCGAATACCTTGTCCATGGTGTGGGTTATCGTGAGGTGGCTTTTATTCTCCTGCGAAAGAAAAAGCAATGCTTCCAGTCTATGGTATGCGTTGAGAACACAAACAGACTCGTTAGAAGAGTTATAAATCTTGACTACGCCGATCTTGGCGGCGCAGTTTTCAATTCGTTAGTCTCAGGAAAAGCCTTCCTTATAAAAGATGCATCGATGCACCCGATTTTCGAATCGATAGGGGACGAGATGTTTCCTGGAAGCACAATGAGTTCCTATATCTGTGTCCCATTGATGATGACTTCGGAAAGGAATAGATGCTGTCTGGACGGAAAATGCTGCCTGGATTCTATCAACGATGAAAAGTCCGATACTGCGGAAAAAAAGTTCATGACACACCCTGAATGCCTGTCATGCCCTGAAAATCCTATCCTTGGTGCCATTATCGTCACTGACGGATTCAGGGCGACCCCACTGACAAACATCGATCAGGTGACGATCGAGACGGTAGGCTCACTTGTGGCATCAAATATTGAGAACTGGCTGTTGTACCAGGAACTCAGACATGAGGAGATCTTCAGGGAGAAAGTGTTGGAGGGAGTTCAACACGGCCTGTTCGTCTGCGACATGGAAGGTATCATAACACTGGCGAACAAAAGTGCCCTTGAGCTTTGTGGAGAAGATGAGGACAGCATTTCCGGGAAAAAGATAGACAGCCTGATAAGCCACGGTAGCGGAGAGAGTGAAAGTTCCTTTGTGTTCGATATTATTGAAGAAGACAGTCCTGCACCGTTTTACGAAGCTTGCATTCGAAGATCCGATGGTAATTATATTCCAATAAGAACATATATATCCAGGCTCATGGGTGACGATGGTGAAGTCCAAGGTGTAATTACTACATTTATGGACCTGACTTATATCAGGAGAATGGAGGAGCAGATCAAGCACCTCGACAAGCTCGCCATGCTTGGAAGATTCACTTCTGCCATTGCTCATGAGATCAGAAACCCACTCACAGGGATAGCAGCGGGAATACAGTATATGGACAGGAAGGGTGGACTCTCCGAGGAACAAAAGGAGAACATAACCTTTATTCTACACGAAGTAGAAAGGCTCAACAGGATCATCACGGATCTATTCAAGGTAGCGAAACCCAGAGACCTCCTCTATCAGGATGTTGATATCAATGCTTTGATCGAACGAAGTTATAAAAGCGTATCCGAAATCTTCTTCAGCAAGAAAATCGAACTAAAAAAAGATGTCGACGATACTTTGACAAATATCGAAGTCGACCCGGACCAGTTGACACAAGTTTTAATCAACTTGCTGAAAAATGCAGCTGAAGCTGTTCCGGAGAATGGGAGTGTTATAATAAGGACGAGAGCTTATAATGGCTATATTCCGGATGTGATTTCAGAGAAAGGAAACTCTCTGATCTGTTTCGATGTTATTGACGATGGACCTGGGATAGATAGTAGTGACATTGAAAAGATATTTGAACCGTTCTACTCGAAGAAAGTCGGAGGGACAGGCCTTGGCCTGTTTGTCTCACACAGTATAATACAGCATCATCAAGGCAGGCTGAGTGTGGTGTCAAAGCTGGATAAAGGGACGACGTTTACAATTTGTCTGCCCAGAAACCGGCCTGTAAAGGGAGGAAAAGTTGAAACCGGTAATACTTCTGGTAGATGACGAAGACACGATAAGGATGTTTCTAGAGAAAACTATCAAGGATGAAGGGTATGAAGCTCTTACTG
This genomic window contains:
- a CDS encoding CpsD/CapB family tyrosine-protein kinase, which produces MEETEKQTIYNLFDQESPIATEMRRLYSNIRHIDGKNPKRSFLVTSANRGEGKSTVASHLALTVARFRGKKSLIVDADLRRPRLHQIFDVDKEPGLLECLEGSADPMDVIKDTPIENLKVIPAGKRVKSPAHLFEGDVMKDIFDKIKFYYDIVIVDSAPIIPVSDPMLISSVVDGVVMVLLAGMTPRNVALRAKNILMDADARLLGVVVNNLSEVLPYYYDYRYYGYTEDEKE
- a CDS encoding SLBB domain-containing protein, which codes for MRAGDRIVMSVPERQELERRLTISEDGTVLIPVLGEIMIEGLLINEASQIILRRLQEIYPSVQGIELSLVGEEARRLIYVHGEVLNPGKYDFGENPNLWEAVREAGGANPDAALETVRIIRAEEEGRRTFIVNLQQVIENGNIESLPELRPGDTVIVPIRMLQYQGTGSVRVIGSVTNPGPYKLSGTKSLTDAILAAGGPTDQADLRKVKIIRYLPEGTVMTIQVDFADYLNTGDTRQNPTILPNDTVNIPRERNIFRVLFSDPRYLLGTLTASAAFIAVMNN
- a CDS encoding SDR family oxidoreductase, coding for MSRYLVTGGAGFIGSNIVEELVALEEDVIVYDDLSTGHEGNLEKFRSGLDFIKGDIRDSDTLGRAMSGVDHVLHQAALASVPRSIEDPVLVNDVNVRGTLNVLEEARKAGVKSVVYAASSSAYGETEKLPKTEDIVPEPLSPYAVSKLVGEHYCSVYSKVYGLPTISIRYFNVFGPRQDPASQYAAVIPIFISNLLQGKSSTIFGDGEQSRDFTFVKNVVKANILASRCDVAAGQMVNIACGTKYTLNELYTELSKLTGADVQPVYAETRAGDVKHSHADISKAEELFGYSVDVDFATGLERTVEWYRQDLAGNA
- a CDS encoding sugar transferase, which codes for MVVFHRSIAGSSNAREGFYTRKLDPMHSEIEILGDLVSDPDIQTPNKVNSIKRGFDLIFSVLAMILVSPLLMIAAIIIKLESPGPVFFAQERIGLNRRRRDRRSRAGECGLNRRADSDRRKSLHAGRPFRIYKLRTMRTDAEESGPKLAQKNDPRITRVGSFLRKTRIDEIPQFLNVIKGEMSIVGPRPERSFFINQIRQEVPEFPLRLRVKPGITGLAQVEDGYTQTLDMMKRKLMFDLKYISQFSLFHEIRILFKTVFVVFTGKGAC
- a CDS encoding nucleotide sugar dehydrogenase; its protein translation is MFRWFERSTRLGLKEKMEKSETVQSVIGLGYVGLPLAVEFAKAGLETIGIDIDQTKVAKVNAGESYIGDVAEEELREVVSSGKLRATTDFSILQEIDTINIAVPTPLRKTKDPDISYIVAALKEIKKYIHKGQLIILESTTYPGTTEEVMMPILEESGLKVGSDFYLAFSPERVDPGNEKYTTKNIPKVVGGVTPACTELAAALYTAAGMNPVPVNSSRVAETVKLLENTFRSVNIGLVNEIALMCNRMGINVWEVIDAAATKPFGFMPFYPGPGLGGHCIPIDPFYLSWKAKQSGFDARFIELAGMINGDMPAQVVVRVAEALNNKKKCMNGSRILIMGISYKSDIDDTRESPAFDIIRLLLKRGSDVCWYDPFVEDIDIEGEAVEKFEYNAEELKSIDCAIIVTGHSNVDYNPLVNNCDLIFDSRNVLKELENENIVRL
- a CDS encoding PAS domain-containing protein, whose product is MLRIQGLILISLLYTALISFACILPAYRWVTIPVGLIMTAVLAYRDRVNHREKIEVIHKRLSNLRSEGLIIEERIKEVDDDVFYRMILTLLTDLERSLFKLVEKNIQLLSIKEIGRSIISSVDESNLIDSVFEYLVHGVGYREVAFILLRKKKQCFQSMVCVENTNRLVRRVINLDYADLGGAVFNSLVSGKAFLIKDASMHPIFESIGDEMFPGSTMSSYICVPLMMTSERNRCCLDGKCCLDSINDEKSDTAEKKFMTHPECLSCPENPILGAIIVTDGFRATPLTNIDQVTIETVGSLVASNIENWLLYQELRHEEIFREKVLEGVQHGLFVCDMEGIITLANKSALELCGEDEDSISGKKIDSLISHGSGESESSFVFDIIEEDSPAPFYEACIRRSDGNYIPIRTYISRLMGDDGEVQGVITTFMDLTYIRRMEEQIKHLDKLAMLGRFTSAIAHEIRNPLTGIAAGIQYMDRKGGLSEEQKENITFILHEVERLNRIITDLFKVAKPRDLLYQDVDINALIERSYKSVSEIFFSKKIELKKDVDDTLTNIEVDPDQLTQVLINLLKNAAEAVPENGSVIIRTRAYNGYIPDVISEKGNSLICFDVIDDGPGIDSSDIEKIFEPFYSKKVGGTGLGLFVSHSIIQHHQGRLSVVSKLDKGTTFTICLPRNRPVKGGKVETGNTSGR